The following coding sequences lie in one Seriola aureovittata isolate HTS-2021-v1 ecotype China chromosome 5, ASM2101889v1, whole genome shotgun sequence genomic window:
- the pcna gene encoding proliferating cell nuclear antigen: MFEARLVQGSILKKVLEALKDLITEACWDVSSSGISLQSMDSSHVSLVQLTLRHDGFDSYRCDRNLAMGVNLSSMSKILKCAGNEDIITLRAEDNADTLALVFETLNQEKVSDYEMKLMDLDVEQLGIPEQEYSCVVKMPSGEFARICRDLSQIGDAVMISCAKDGVKFSASGELGTGNIKLSQTSNVDKEDEAVTIEMNEPVQLIFALNYLNFFTKATPLSKTVTLSMSADIPLVVEYKIADMGHIKYYLAPKIDEEAS; this comes from the exons ATGTTTGAGGCTCGCCTGGTCCAGGGATCCATCCTGAAGAAGGTGCTGGAGGCTCTGAAGGATCTGATCACAGAAGCCTGCTGGGATGTCAGCTCGTCCGGCATCTCCCTGCAGAGCATGGACTCCTCTCACGTCTCCCTCGTACAGCTCACCCTGCGGCACGATGGCTTCGACTCGTACCGGTGCGACAGAAACCTCGCCATGGGAGTCAACCTCAGCAG TATGTCAAAAATCCTGAAGTGTGCAGGAAACGAGGACATCATCACCCTCAGAGCAGAAGACAATGCAGACACTCTCGCCCTTGTGTTTGAGACACTCA ATCAGGAGAAAGTCTCGGATTATGAGATGAAACTGATGGACCTGGATGTGGAGCAGCTGGGGATTCCA GAGCAGGAGTACAGCTGTGTGGTGAAGATGCCCTCAGGGGAGTTTGCCCGTATCTGCCGTGACCTGTCCCAGATCGGTGACGCCGTCATGATCTCCTGCGCCAAGGACGGAGTCAAATTCTCTGCCTCAGGAGAGCTGGGAACAGGAAACATCAAGCTGTCCCAGACCAGCAATGTAGACAAAGAGGACGAGGCG GTTACTATTGAGATGAATGAACCCGTCCAGCTGATCTTTGCCCTCAACTACCTGAACTTCTTCACCAAGGCCACGCCACTGTCCAAGACAGTCACCCTCAGCATGTCTGCCGACATCCCCCTCG TGGTGGAGTACAAGATTGCTGACATGGGACACATCAAATACTACTTGGCACCGAAGATCGACGAAGAGGCTTCCTAA